Genomic segment of Salvia splendens isolate huo1 chromosome 12, SspV2, whole genome shotgun sequence:
TGTTAAAAAATCACTTACAACACCATgtatttttgtaatatttacCACTACTAGTTGAAGCTGGCTTGTATTTTTATGGTAAAACTTTTATTTTCGTAATttacaaatatatttattgtCATTCTGTCGTCGCACAATAATTATAACTACGATCTTTGTTATTAGTTGACATTTgtcaaatattcaaataaatacgaGTAGCTTTTGAAATTAAAtgtgaatttattattttgtgataGAATAATTATGTGACTTATATCATTCTTTGTCGTCTATTGGCCCTTAGAACAATATTATATGTAACATCGGTCATTGTCGTTAGTTGACAGTTGTATTTATTATTTGTCGTTAAAGCCACATCGATAGTTGTCGTTGGTTAGCGTCGAACAATTATTGTCACAACGATCTTTATTATTTGTcgttaaaattaatttaacataaatttcaaaatattatgtTAAATTGATTTTTTGATAAAAGTATAACTCTGATACAAAGTTGAAATAAAGTTGTTGTTTTTTATGTTAAAACtcatttaaataacttattatatacttcatccatcccacaataaaagtcacattttgtcatttcggccCGTCTCACATTCATATtacactcatatttttttataaaattaatactccatctatTCACGaaaaataatctaattttttcatttttctccgTCCATCAAAATTAGTTTATCACTTCACAATAGTTGCCAAACCTATCTTAATTTATAAAGGGATATTGGCccctaatatcatggaactttcaaaaaTTGGATTTTTTCCCCCGAACTTTCaacttgacaaataatatcacgaactttacctgaattttttatttcccacccgcgaaaaatttcataatattaGGGGCCAATGTCATCTAATGAAGTTATCATTCTCTTTATCTATCTAATTCGAAACCCttactaataaattatttatttatcactTCCTTAACATTTCCATTCTTAAAATATGCAAAGagtaataaaattttttttcttcacttAACATTTCCATTCTAAAAATATGCAAAGAgtcataaattttttttcctcACTTAACATTTCCATTCTTAAAATATGCAAAGagtcataaatttttttttccacttggcaatttcaaattttcattcaAAAAATTTACTATAATATTTTACTATAGATGAATCAGCATACGTTAATTTCTCTATGTGGAACGAATTAGTTCTTAACTCATGTGTAGATATATTTATGTACAGAGCCAAAATCCCCAAATAATaatgacataaaaaattaaattacatttataattttttgcAATTACTGATATGTGGAAGAAAAGAACCaaaatccaaaaattaaaattccatgaaaaattaaattaccgTACAATGATATGTGGGAGAAAAAGAATCAAAATCCCAAAataaaaatggcaaaaaaataaataaattacaattacaattacatttttttgcaattaatgatgaggaagaaaagaggcaaaatctaaaaataaaaatgacttgaaaaaataaattttagttaCAACTTTTGAAATTAATGATTATAGTGTGAGAGATGAAATTTagtgaaaataatgagaatacaataaaaaaaagtactatccaatataaaaaaataaaataaatgatacatgtgagagttgaaaatttgaaggaaaaatttCATGAGAATATTTGACAAATGTCAAACGACGACAATGTGATAATTATTGTGCAACGACCGCAAACGACAAATATAGTTGTCGATTACATAAATAAGAGTTTTACCATAAAAATACAagtttagtttaattaaatcagtattattattttaccaaATAACGAATATACCAAAAGTTAACAGTTTGTTTTTAACAATAAACTAACGACAAAGATCGCCGTGATAACTTCGCTACAACAACCGACATACAACAAAAGAATGTTGTAAGCAATATAATAAGAgtttcacattaaaaaaataagtttaATATAAACCCATGTCATAATTAATTTCACCCTCcccaaataataaatttaacattaaatttcaatttctgGGATAAAATCATTTGACTTTGCTTATGAGAGAGAGTGTTTTTTATTATATGAACATCAAATTCATGATTTTGAGTAACAAGTAAaacaataagaaaaaataaattttttatgtcAGATTTTGAGCATTAATTGCAAAAGAGGTTCTTAGGGTTGCTAATGCCTCTATAAATTAGAGTTTGAAACTATGCACATTTCACTCGTCCCACTCTCTCAAACAGTTCAAGCAAATGACTTCTAAATACGTATGCATCtgtccctccctctctctctcatgttGTATATTTTCGGATCCTTATTTTGATGTTTGTTATGATATAGGATCCTAAGTCCCTTTAAGAACATCGAATCGGCGTAGTCTCTTTCTGTAAGCAGAGAGATCTAAAAATCGAGTTTCTTTCCTATCAAAAAGAAAACTTAGAATTTGACGTATTTCACTTTTTGTGTCTCATTTTCAGTTCCAACTCTTAATTCTTTGATTCTattgttttctttaattttaatttcttgtgTGTAGGGTTttactataatttttaatttactttgCCTTTTGAGTTATTAATCAATTGATATGAATGATTAATCCGAGTTAGTATATATTCTTATTATACAAGTATTgtatttaataaatttgtatAGCATGGTGATTAAGACCATTATAGTATTTCGTAAAGGTGATTCTTGTGTCATTAAAAATTTGAGGTCACATACCTATCTTTACAGTAATAATATTTATACTTGAAATAGCAAATTCATAGTTATTTACTAATTATCACTtgatattcaattaattttccgCAATGGTTAGCTTCTACGTAAACAAAGTTGCATATATAAGTTattttttgtcacatttttggtacttatatttttttgttacagGAAGATGTTCTAAGAAGGGCAAGGAATCTCAAGAGAGACACAAGGGTGGAAGTGTACTCGAACATCGACAATCGAAGAAACCTTATAATTGCACAACGATCACAAGGCATGTGGCTAGTCCAGCTTCCCGAGCGTAATGAATCGCATAAGATGGAGAAGGTAAAGATTTCATCTTAAAACCAACTGATAGTGTGCGATATTAATGTAATAAAATTACACTCTCAGCTCactataattaattacattCTCAACAATGATTATAGTCATCCATAATGAAGAAAGAGATCATGAAGAGAGCGAACTCAGAAAATGCGAGAAATGATTATGTGAAGGAGCCTTATATTAAGGGCCTGCATAAACAATTTTCTCAGAAAGGACTTACCAACAGAAGCACCTCAACAAGGCCGAGGCCCGTCGCCCTCAAACTCCACCCGCACTGCCATGAAACCGCCGCAAATCCAGCCGAGGCGCCTCGATTTTCCAAGAATCTAAGCTCCCAATCCTTAAATGCAGATCATGTATCCCTGCTCGCCTTACTGTATCTCTTGTTGGCTGTGCCTCTGCCGCAGAAGAAAGCTTCTGCGAGGAAACACCTTCAGGAGGCGGCAAAGGAGGGGGAGGGTTTGAGCATGAGAAGCAAGAGGAGATTGTGAGCTCTCCCTTTGATGGAGAAATGGAGGAATTTCCGCCATGGTTGAATGAGGTTTGAAGATGCAATATGTTCTTGATTGTCATCAACGATGTCCTCTAAATGAAAGGCTTACTTTGTAGTTTAATTCCTgttattatgtttattttcataaaattgtGTATGTAGGAACTATGATATTAGATCCCTCATTCTTAGCATAgttattatgtttatttttgttGGGTATCAGTGGTGCACACACAAACttcacattagtatgatattatcCGCTTTGAGCAAAGCCCTCACAGTTTTACTCTTGGGGTACTTCCTAAAGGCcccatactaatggagttgggaaAGCCCttatatatgcttgcaactttTGTCCATTCTCCAATATGgaatatggtttgcttcaccacaatttTCCTAAAATTGTGTATGTCGGAACTATGATATGGGATCCCTCATTATTATTAACTCAAGAAACGTATACCAATTAATTAGTATAGAAATGTAATAAGATGCTTCTTCATATATTTTAAGAGATAATActcataaattattaaatttggttaaattttgGTCGGTCTTGTAAGGTGTACAAAAGGCATCTCTTGGTGATGGACAAAATGATGATGGTGTTTCATTAACTGAGATGGATGTTATGGAATCTACCTTGAGACGCGTCCATCTTTAAGCTATACCTTGAGATGTATTCATTACTTGAATAACACTTTTTGTGTATTTCTATTGTCTTCATGCTATACTAATCTCAATTCTACTTTGTAATGTTGGTAATTAGTAACACATCTGTCCCGCTTCATACGCACATGAGACTCGATAGTATCATTCATATTGATGACGTCAATGAAATTAGCCACACAAAACTCTTCGACTTGTCCCAAGAATTGATTCCATCCATTATCTCTCAAATCCTGAAAAGTCCTTTTGGTTGTATCAATCAAAGATATAGCTTGAACGATATTTAGATCCTTTAGTTGTAATATTGTTGACAAATAATTTGTTGTCCCAAGCAACTCTATCACCATgtgtaaaataaaaacaaagtcATAATTCTAAATCctcatattcaatttttttgatATACCTTTGTTATCCGGATTAGAACCATCTTCATAAACTTACGTTCAAGCACTTTAATTATCGACGACCACATATTTTTTAAACGAAACAAAGTAGTGAAGTGTGAACCCCATCGAGTGTCACCCGGTCGCTTTAAACTTATCTCTTGATTTAAACCTCTTCCCCTTTTAATTTCTCCACTTTTTAGACATTTGACAATATTTTCGTGCTCAAATTGTCTTAGTTTTGACCCTTCTTTGACAAGATGTTGCACATGTGTTGGCAATCATAGTGACAATGTTAAAAAATCACTTACAACACCATgtatttttgtaatatttacCACTACTAGTTGAAGCTGGCTTGTATTTTTATGGTAAAACTTTTATCTTCGTAATttacaaatatatttattgtCATTCTGTCGTCGCACAATAATTATAACTACGATCTTTGTTATTAGTTGACATTTgtcaaatattcaaataaatacgaGTAGCTTTTGAAATTAAAtgtgaatttattattttgtgataGAATAATTATGTGACTTATATCATTCTTTGTCGTCTATTGGCCCTTAGAACAATATTATATGTAACATCGGTCATTGTCGTTAGTTGACAGTTGTATTTATTATTTGTCGTTAAAGCCACATCGATAGTTGTCGTTGGTTAGCGTCGAACAATTATTGTCACAACGATCTTTATTATTTGTcgttaaaattaatttaacataaatttcaaaatattatgtTAAATTGAGTTTTTGATAAAAGTATAACTCTGATATAAAGTTGAAATAGAGTTGTTGTTTTTTATGTTAAAACTCATATAAATAACTTATTATATACTTCATCCATgccacaataaaaattacattttgcCATTTAGGTCTGTCTCACATTCATATTACActcaaattttttataaaattaatactccatctatTCACGaaaaataatctaattttttcgTTTTGCTCTGTCCATCAAAATTAGTTTATCACTTCACAATAATTGCCAAACCTATCTTAATTTATAAAGGGATATTGGCccctaatatcatggaactttaaAAAATTGGGTTTTTCCCCCGAACTTTCaacttgacaaataatatcacgaactttacctgaattttttatttcccacccgcgaaaaatttcataatattaGGGGCCAATGTCATCTAACGAAGTTATCATTCTCTTTATCTATCTAATTCGAAACCCttactaataaattatttatttatcactTCCTTAACATTTCCATTCTTAAAATATGCAAAGagtaataaaattttttttcttcacttAACATTTCCATTCTAAAAATATGCAAAGAgtcataaattttttttcctcACTTAACATTTCCATTCTTAAAATATGCAAAGAGTCATAAAGTTTTTTCCACTTgccaatttcaaattttcattcaAAAAATTTACTATAATATTTTACTATTGATGAATCAGCATACGTTAATTTCTCTATGTAGAACGAATTAGTTCTTATCTCATGTGTAGATATACTTTTGTACAGAGCCAAAATCcccaaataaaaatgacataaaaaattaaattacatttataattttttgcAATTACTGATATGTGGAAGAAAAGAACCaaaatccaaaaattaaaatgccatgaaaaattaaattaccgTACAACATTTTGCAACTAATGATACGTGGGAGAAAAAGAATCAAAATCCCAAAATAAAAATggcaacaaaataaataaattacaattacaattacattttttgcaattaatgatgaggaagaaaagaggcaaaatctaaaaataaaaatgacttgaaaaaataaattttagttaCAACTTTTGAAATTAATGATTATAGTGTGAGAGATGAAATTTagtgaaaataatgagaatacaataaaaaaaagtactatccaatataaaaaaataaataaatgatacatgtgagagttgaaaatttgaaggaaaaatttCATGAGAATATTTGACAAATGTCAAACGACGACAATGTGATAATTATTGTGCAATGACCGCAAACGACAAATATAGTTGTCGATTACATAAATAAGAGTTTTACCATAAAAATCAGTGGCGGATGTAGGTGGGGTCgcgtggggtcggccgaccccaccgctaGCCTGGGCGACCCGCCGTAAAATACCCTCCAGCAGCCTCCGACCCCACGGCATCCAAACCTCTGCCCCGTCGCCTACTCTCCGCCTCTGGTTCTTTCGATTTTTGCCGCTGATTTCTAAGCTGTAAAAACTTCCGCTCCAgcatattagtatttgatttcttttaatttaatttggtggGGGTGGGTTTAGAAATGGGCCTTTTTAATTGACTTAAACTGGAGTACTTTTTATTTTGCAGTCCATGGATATATATacactatttttagtaaatgtaTGTCAGCATTTGTTCCATTATTTCAATTCCAAACTAAGGTAATGCAATTAcgcaaaatcaaattttaagtcTAACAGGCGCCACTGAGTGTATGTCATAAGAAATCATAGAATTGTGATATGTataacaattattatttttattattattattattattattattattattattattattattattattattattattattattattattattattattattattattattattattattattttcactcACTTTATAGTAAGGATCAAATTTTATATTTCGTAATTTTGTAATGACTATTTGTCTTAATTTAAATAGATATgataattgaatttaattttttttattataatttaagtgatctatttaaaaatttttaatgtattggttaagttatttcacttttagattaatgaaaaaaaaatccaaaaaaccTCGAGTCTCTACTAGTTCTTTTAATGTTGAATAAGAACCacaataattgaaaaataatgTGGTAGTAGTTGATAACAATCCAATGACATTGGTATTGATAAAAGAGAAATTAAGGTTGATCATGAATTACGAAAGTCAATTAATAGTTTTGATGTAAACATTTGAGATCGTATTTGTAGAAAATATGTATTACAAAATAATTTTGAGTGGTTTTCAAAATATGTATACTCATAGAAGCTAACTATCTTGCACATATAAGATatagatatttatattttatgtatttttgttgaaaaattaattatttaaatattactccatatttattgACTTTGTTCAAATCGACCCCACGATTATGActttctggatccgccattgataAAAATACAagtttagtttaattaaatcagtattattattttaccaaATAACGAATATACCATAAGTTAACAGTTTATTTTTAACAATAAACTAACGACAAAGATCGCCGTGATAACTTCGCTACAACAACCGACATACAACAAAAGAATGTTGTAAGCAATATAATAAGAGTTTCaccattaaaaaaataagtttaATATAAACCCGTGTCATAATTAATTTTACCCTCcccaaataataaatttaacattaaatttcaaattctgGGATAAAATCATTTGACTTTGCTTATGAGAGAGAATGgtttttattatataaacaTCAAATTCATGGTTTTGAGTAACAAGTAAaacaataagaaaaaataaattttttatgtcAGATTTTGAACATTAATTGCAAAAGAGGTTCTTAGGGTTGCTAATGCCTCTATAAATTAGAGTTTGAAACTATGCACATTTCACTCGTCCCACTCTCTCAAACAGTTCAAGCAAATGACTTCTAAATACGTATGCATCTGTccctccccctctctctctctcatgttgTATATTTTGGGATCCTTATTTTGATGTTTGTTACGATATAGGATCCTAAGTCCCTTTAAGAACATCGAATCGGCGTAGTCTCTTTCTGTATAATCAGGATACAACTAACCACCAAAGAACAAGAAGAGTACACGTGATTGTAATTGGAAAAACACAAGCCCTCGATTCATACGAAACAAAGTAGAGAACAAATCAGTACAAAGCCTAGAGAGATCAAGCGACAGATCTTTAAGCCTTGCTGTCAATGCTCATGGGCTCGCTCGCCTCCTTCTTAGCCCCATTATTCGCGAACATGTTGCCATAGAACTTGGCGTGCTTTCACGTTTGTGCTCTCGGCTCTAGCACTTTGGTGCAGAGCTTCTCGGCTTCCTTGTAGTCCTTCAGTTTCAGCTTGCAAGCAGCATTGTTCAACTTGCACGATACTTTGAGAGCTTTGGactgtttcttcttcttcttatcaAATTGCATCAACATTTATCTTTGATTTTTAAATCTAGCCTGATCATGTGTTCTATTAACCGAACCTTCATGTTCTCTAAAAATAGCAAGAGCATTTTTCCAACTTTTAAACCCCGTACTTACAAGTACATCATCTCCAAATCGATCGACTGACATTAATAGGCCTAAAAAGGCAACACCAAAAACCAAATGCCATATCTTTCTCAGAAATACATCATTCCCAAATtctaatactctctccgtcccataaaaatatgtgcatttcatttttagaactttataacaatataataatatatatctcattatccactaacgctactttaactaccattctccccctctctcttattttaccataccattctccgtctctctcttattttaccaagtTTGTCTTAATTCACGTGTCATACTCattactcatatttttatgggacggatggagtatatattctACCAATAAAGTGGAGTATTAAACTTTAGTCTAtatagaagaaaaagaaaatttattaaaaaaggcaccacagtttgtgaataaaatttgataaaaatattaaagtattGAACATTTAAACAACTAAGAAAAcacaaaattgatgaaaaagaAGAAGCATAGCATAGACGCATTGCCTTATTTCATTCGAATTTCGAACAGACGGAGTCACGGGCACAGAATTGCAATTCAAAACAAAAACTGATAAATAATGATACACACTCCACATCCTTCAAAATTTCTTACTTGTGGTGGAAGTGGAACAGCGCGCAGCAGCAATTCTCCGGCAACGAACGGGTGACGGCAAGCGTGGTCAGcaatttttataaaactaatatataaaagtaggaccaggtcatacaatttcttaaaagtGAGCCGATCAAATATGGGACATttattcatggacggagggagtataaagtatttcttgattttataaaataaaattattaaattaaaggcATTTTGTGATAATTTCTGCGATAGTTTCCCTCTCAAAATTTTAAACTCAGAAATTTAAAAGATAGTCTCTCGCACAGAAGAATTTTTGTTGGATCAGGATTTACAAGCTGAAGTAAAGCTTGTTGTGGGAATGGTGGGCAGTTTGCTGGTATAGTACCATGCAGGCCAACGTCGAGCATGTGTTCGGACCGTCGTCGTAAACATGTTTTCTAGGATCCTTACCACCCAAGCGAGGCTGCTAACGCTATAATCGCCAAACAGTTTGTGAATGCTGGTGAAAAATACATGACTCCCATTAATCACTTAAATGTAAATCTCTAAAATATGATATAAGCTAGATGCATATATGCTCCGTTTCATCACAACCTGAAATTGTCATTCATTTAATCACCAAATCTATGTTTTATAGAGTATATCGTTGACTCGACTGATGTTAGATTGCTCTGAATTCGCAATGTCATTGCGTGACTTCAGGtcaaaaaacaatttttatccCAATCGCTCAGTACTAAGGTGTATAGGGCAAGTGGAGTCGAACCCACGTAGAATCGCAGGTTGATCGTGTCCAAATTTAGAAAgcgcatattcttgtgggacgaattaaaaaggaaagagtgttaTCCTTGTATTATGTCCTCGGCCACGGTTAGCATCATGTTCCCCAGCGGATTACTGAGCTCGGCCTCAACTTCACCGCGTTGCAACTGGGATTGCTCGCCTGAAGAGAACACACGAAAATTGTTCTTAATTTCAATCCAGCTCCGCAATGTTCTTTTTCCAGCAATGACTTCTTCATATTTCGCCTCGTCTCCGCAACATCGTCCCACCTCCCTGTTGCAGCATAAAGCCTTGCTGCACTGTCTTTTGCGTTCGTTTCCAAAATCTGTTCCGCAGCATGGATTCCTCCCCTCAGATCCCTGTTCTTGATGCACGAGCTCAAAACAGTTCTCCACGACTCCAAATAATCATCTGCAAAAGGTGATTCCGCCTCCTCCCACAGCCCAGCTCGACTCAACAAACTGATGATGCACAAATAGTGCTTAGGCCCCGCTCTTACATGATGCTCCTTCATATTCCTCCAGAAGAATCTAGATTTGTCTACCAAGCCACAATGGTTACAAGCAGCGAGAAGAGAAAGGAACGTGACTTGATCCGGGTTCAGCCCATGCTTCAACACCTTGAAATAGACTTGAAAGGCCTCCTTCGCCTTCCAATGGTGACAGCATCCCGTAAGCATAGAGTTCCAGCACATCAAATCACACTTAGGCAGACAAGAAAACGCATATGCAGCAGAGCCAAGCTCCCCGTTTTTGGCATACATATCAACCAGACTTCTGTGTACCCAAACTTCAGCTTCATTTCCTGTCTTCAACACCAGAGGATGCACCATTTCCCCTCGCCTTAAAGTCACAAGGTCAGCACAGGCGGCCAAGGCACTACTTAGAACGAAACTGTCTAAACCTAAACCTTCCTTTGACATTTCAAGGAATAGACTCAGCGCCCCCTCGCTCTCACCTATCCTAACGTGCCCAGCGATCATGTCAGTCCACAGAACAGCATCTTTACGTTCAAAAGAACTGAAAATCTTTCGAGCAGACGCTGAATCACCATTGTTGAAATACATGGACAAGAGTGTGCTGCCAACGTATGCACTACTCATTAGCCCCGCCTTCTCAGCTTGAGCATGAAGCGGCACTCCATAATCACGAGCAGGGAAGCCACAAGTACCAGCAATAATAGCGGCAAATGTATACTCATCGGGTTTCACATGACATGCTCTCCTAAGACGAACAAACATCTCCATAGCCTTCTCCCCCTCTTCATTCTCTGCAAATCCACCAATCATCGTGTTCCAAGACACCAAATCAGGACTCCCAATTCTCATAAAGACATCAGAGGCGGAACACATGTCGCCACGGCTAGAATACATATCAAGAAGTGAGTTATGCAGAGGTAGATCAACGCACGTGCCAGATAAAAGAATCTGAGCATGAACAAGCTTCCCATTATCATAATCTCGCAACTTGTCACAAGCATTCAACGCCAACGAGTATGTGAATGAATTTGGTTTAACCTCATCCTCCAACATACTCTGAAAAAGGTCAAGGCTTTCCTATATCTTCCCATTCTTCACATAGCCCGATATAACCGAGTTCCAAGCGATTGCATCTTTATCCTTCATCCCAGTGAAGACTCTCTTAGCACAGTCAGCATCCCCACAGTTAAAATACATCCCAAGCAAAGACGTCTGAATGCGTACATTGTCCAAGAATCAAGTTTTCGCGCAATGAGCGTGCAACGAAGCGCCAACAGCCAGGTCGCCAAGCGCAACCGAAGCCTGCAAAAGACTCGTGACGGTGGACCCATTCGGCACGTGGCCCTCGTGCGCCAATTGACCAAGCAGATGAAACGCGTGTGGGCGTGATGAGGTCGGCGAGAAT
This window contains:
- the LOC121759230 gene encoding uncharacterized protein LOC121759230, producing the protein MTSKYEDVLRRARNLKRDTRVEVYSNIDNRRNLIIAQRSQGMWLVQLPERNESHKMEKSSIMKKEIMKRANSENARNDYVKEPYIKGLHKQFSQKGLTNRSTSTRPRPVALKLHPHCHETAANPAEAPRFSKNLSSQSLNADHVSLLALLYLLLAVPLPQKKASARKHLQEAAKEGEGLSMRSKRRL